GTGGGGATGAGCAGGAGGTGTGCGGCGGCAAGCGCGTTGCGGGTGATCGCCCCTAGTGCGGGCGGGCAATCCAGAACGATATAGTCGTAAGGCATATTCGGCACAGCCTGGATGGCACGCTGAAGGATGGTGGTGTAATTTGTGCGCACCGGCAAAAACTGCTCCGATGTTTCGATGCGCGAACTGGAGGGAATCAGATCGAGATTTTCGACCTCTGTCCGGCGGCGGATATTGAGAAGCGGTTCGTTGTCCAGCATGATATTGCTGGATGTCTTCTCGCTTTCGCCCGGCTCGAAACCGAGGGCTAGCGTGAGGTTTGCCTGCGCATCTAGGTCGATCAAAAGAGTCCGGTTGCCGAGTTCTGCGAGTGCGGCGCCGAGCGATAACGCCGTGGTCGTTTTCGCAACACCGCCTTTCTCGTTGGAGACCGCAATGATCTTGGTCATAAATCCTCTGGTTCCTTTCCTTGCGATTTACCTGTCAAGCGATTTGTTCTTCTGCGGTATGATCTCGATGCGCGATACTTTCAACGCATCCTGCAGTTCCCGAATGGCCGTGTCGATCATCTCCTGTGGGTCGTTGGTGCCGCGAATCTTCGTGGTGATGTCGGTGACAAGCTTTTCGCGCTCGGCCCGCCTCGTGGTCTCGTCGAACAGCCTTGCGTTCTCAGCGATGACCGCGACCCGGTCAGCCACAGCGCGGACCATATCCATCTGGTCGGAGGTAATGGTCCCTTCCCTGGGGATCGATACGGCAAGTTCGCCGATTTCCTGTCCGCGCATCACAATGGGGACGACAACCTGTTTTCGGTTCGTATCCTCTATCAGGTTACTGTCGCCATTCTCCGGTGCATCGACGGGGGTTACACCACTGGCAGTATACCGGTAGCCGGCAATCCTGTATTCTTCTGCAAGGCGATTCCAATTTTCCCGGAAGAACTGACGGGAGGCCGCCTCGGCTTCTGCGAGGGATCTCTGCATCTGTTCATATAATTTCGCATTGTGAATGGCGATGCTGACCAATTCCGCCAGAACGGTCAGGGAATCGAGATCTTCATTCGAAAAGGCGTTCAATTCCCTGCTTTGAACGTCGAGTGCGCCGAGGATCTCACCTGATTCAAGAAGCGGGAGCGCCATCTCAGACTGGGTTTCGGGGAGATCGGGATTGTTGAAATAGACGGAATCTTCTCCGACGCTTGAGGCAATACGCGGTTTTTTTGTTCCAGCAACATACCCTACGATACCCTGGGTCTCCACGCGCAGTTGATGACCGCGTTTGAGCATCCGTTTTCCGCCTTCGCTGTTTGCCGCGACCAGTACGGCATATTGATTCGTGGCGTCGTTGAGGAAAATACCCACATGGTAGAAGCCGAACTGTTCGCTGATCAGTTCAGTAACCTGTGGGAGCAATTCGCTGAGATTCTTCTGGACCGTGATCGCCTGTGCGACCCGGGCAATCGCTTCGTATTGTTTTCCGCGCCTCTGCCCCCGCTCGGTTTCCAATCGCAGTTCGGCTGTTCTTTCCTCGACTCGTTTTTCGAGCGAGAAGACAAGGTCCTTTACGGTATCAGCCATGGTATTGAACGAGGCGGCAAGCGTTTCCAGTTCATCGCCAGACCGGATTTCCGCTTTTGCATCGAAGTTTCCCCTGGAAAGCTCAGTGGATGCATGATTCAACGACTGGAGCGGGGCAGTGAGGCGATTGCTGGCAATGAAGGAGAGCCCCGCTGCCGCCCCGAAGACCACCGCTATCACAATGATGCTGAAAATGATCGTGTTTCTTGTCTCCTGCGCGATCTGGTTCGCGATCGCAGTCCGGCTGGGGAGCAATTCATCCGAAGGCGCTACGAAGACGAGTTTGTAGTTTACCTCCGGGATTTCATTGAATGTTATATGTCTTTCGCTGCCGGCAAGGGTTACGGTGAAGATGCCCGAGGTTTCATTGGATATTTTCTCCAAAATCCCGGAAAATTCCTGCGAGACATTCTGAAGAGTTGCCGGGTCGATGATCTCGCTCAGTCTGGCGTTATCATCGGTAATGTCAAAATCGTTGTAACCCGACTCCGGAAGGGAGATCAGCCTGTTTTTGTTGTCCACGAGGAAGGCATACCCGGTCTCGCCGACGCGGACATTGGAAACCAGATCTATCACCTGGGTGATTTGTACATCCATCGCGGCCACACCTCGAAACCGGTCTGACGCATCGTAAACCGGGACGCTTGTTGTGATGACAAGTCCATTTAACGCGGCGTCTTCATAAGGTTCCGACCAGACAACGAACCGATCCGGATTGTTTTGCGGGGTGGCGGAGACATACCATTGCCTGCCCGTTACATTAAAGTCTGCCGGGACGATATTAGCGAGGTCGATGTTCGGGAAATAAACGGTTTCCTTGCTTTCTCCGCCGAAGTAGATGGCAACGATTTCGGGATTCTGCTCCAAAATCGAAGGGAGGAGCAATTCCGAATGTTTCAACAAGTTAAGTTCCTGGAGCAGCGAGTCGGTAAGATCCACTCCTGCCGGAATAAAGATTGAGGCGGGTTCCGAGTTGGGATTATCCCAGCTGCCGGCAGAGGTTTTCGTCAATTTCGATCCGACATCCCAATAGGTGTTTTCAGCCAGCCGCGAGTCGCCAAGGATGATCTGGATGGAATCACCCGCAATCCGGGTGTTGCTGCTCATGCTTTGGAAAAAGCCGTTAAGACTTGTTGCCTGTTCCCTGTTCGATCGCGAAAAATCCTGTTCGACGCGTAACCTGGCATTCTCCTCCACGCTGAGGATCAAGCGGCGGCTGCCGTCCTGGATGCGCAGGTACACATAACCGCCCATAACCAGCACGATCAGGAATGCGATCAGCATGTTTGCCGCCGTCAGTTTGCTCCGGAGAGTGAGGCGCGGCAATGTTGAGTTCGATGTGGAG
This portion of the Anaerolineales bacterium genome encodes:
- a CDS encoding GAF domain-containing protein — encoded protein: MKRFRQSAIQDSTSNSTLPRLTLRSKLTAANMLIAFLIVLVMGGYVYLRIQDGSRRLILSVEENARLRVEQDFSRSNREQATSLNGFFQSMSSNTRIAGDSIQIILGDSRLAENTYWDVGSKLTKTSAGSWDNPNSEPASIFIPAGVDLTDSLLQELNLLKHSELLLPSILEQNPEIVAIYFGGESKETVYFPNIDLANIVPADFNVTGRQWYVSATPQNNPDRFVVWSEPYEDAALNGLVITTSVPVYDASDRFRGVAAMDVQITQVIDLVSNVRVGETGYAFLVDNKNRLISLPESGYNDFDITDDNARLSEIIDPATLQNVSQEFSGILEKISNETSGIFTVTLAGSERHITFNEIPEVNYKLVFVAPSDELLPSRTAIANQIAQETRNTIIFSIIVIAVVFGAAAGLSFIASNRLTAPLQSLNHASTELSRGNFDAKAEIRSGDELETLAASFNTMADTVKDLVFSLEKRVEERTAELRLETERGQRRGKQYEAIARVAQAITVQKNLSELLPQVTELISEQFGFYHVGIFLNDATNQYAVLVAANSEGGKRMLKRGHQLRVETQGIVGYVAGTKKPRIASSVGEDSVYFNNPDLPETQSEMALPLLESGEILGALDVQSRELNAFSNEDLDSLTVLAELVSIAIHNAKLYEQMQRSLAEAEAASRQFFRENWNRLAEEYRIAGYRYTASGVTPVDAPENGDSNLIEDTNRKQVVVPIVMRGQEIGELAVSIPREGTITSDQMDMVRAVADRVAVIAENARLFDETTRRAEREKLVTDITTKIRGTNDPQEMIDTAIRELQDALKVSRIEIIPQKNKSLDR
- a CDS encoding ParA family protein, producing the protein MTKIIAVSNEKGGVAKTTTALSLGAALAELGNRTLLIDLDAQANLTLALGFEPGESEKTSSNIMLDNEPLLNIRRRTEVENLDLIPSSSRIETSEQFLPVRTNYTTILQRAIQAVPNMPYDYIVLDCPPALGAITRNALAAAHLLLIPTQAEYFSAYALRNMMGLIRRTRESDNPSLSYRILVTMLDRRNRTHRNIHEQLRSTFGAGVFNTVIELDTKLRESPIAGQPITQYKSATRGSTQYRVLAQELMEYAKETENQQAS